The window tgcagttgGAGTTTATTTTCAGGTTCCtctcagaaacacagaaacacatctctTCCTATCTCCGTTCTTTGGATGGAGGCGACATGAACGAACACAACCCTCCGATGATGAAGCCGAGGAGGTTTATTGACGGACGGACGTACGAGAGTCTGCTGTCGCTCTCTCCGCCTTCGTTTCCAACGCTGTCGGTGAGAGCGTGGAGATTCATCCATCAGTTAATCAACGATattaatagattttaaaaagaaagaggaaatagCGTGATCGTCTCAGTGATGCTGCTTTTGGAGGTGGTTTCCCTCGACCGCCTTTCACTCGTGGAGTTCCTCTGGAGTTTGTACCacgtcaaacacaaacaggtgaACGCCACAGCGCCACTGACCATGACGGACGAGGATCCAAGGGAGCTGCGAAGACGGTCCGTTTATTTTCaggcagtttgtttttacatttgaaccCAAAAAcgtaaaaacagctgtttaaattaaaaaacgtggtccagtttttgtgtttgcaaattagtatttttttttttttttttccttgttgaatTGAAAGAACGATAAAGGGAGTCAGGTGGCAAGGAAGTAAAggcaaatatttcaaaataaaagccaaccCTGACGCTGACCATTCATTATCGTGATGCACAAACACGctgccaaaaataaaactaaacgTCCTGCTGACATTCAAAGTTGATTTATTCTAACCGTGACCCAAGATCATTCTCTAACCTTTACCAGgtggttattattgtaaccatgacaacagaggtcCCTTAACCTTTCcctgaaatttttatttatttttccaccagTTCTGGAGGATGTCGACCTGCTGATGAGGACATCAGATCAGACGAGGCGTCGTTCTAAAGTTACAAGGGAGGTAATTATGACTCATAGtgtcattttgttgctaggtgacatctgGTGGTCGTAGTAACGATGACGGGAGCAAAggggaaaagtgtcggtgacgtagtttaaagagagacagagtccaggaggaggaggtggatggacgACGAAGGCGGCGAAGGGTCGTTGGAACAAACGACCTGTACGGTTTTTTGACTGGTTGGAAATAGTTTATGAAATCCTCGTTGGGAACGACAATATCCTGTTGATGTTTGCTCATGTTTGGTCACATGATGTTGACATTGTTTATCACTAACGTTACAAACTGTCAGTGACAAAGACACAACGGAGTCACTGCAGCGTGATGTTTCCCACACAGGGACGGCGTCCTGGACCGAatccaaacagcaaacagaggTACGCAGCTTCcctgagctgctccaccatcaccaccacactAATGctcaggagaggagggggggtgtgtgtggggggtgggggctgttAACATCAGCCTCTAATTGGTAATTAGAAGTAGCACATGTTGGTTTATGGGGTCCTCTCCTACTTGGCATTATAAATTGCACAAGCGTGTCAACACAGCAAATAACACGAGACCAAACAATGCTGGGAATCCACAGATGTTGGCACGACGAGGAACAACTCCACCGAAGAGAAGCAGAAACTTTGTCCGTGGCTGATTTTAAATTCAGAAATAACAGCAGCCTCCTCACCTGTGGGACACTTCTTCCTCAACCTGCACCTCTGCGTCTCGCTGTGGGACGGGCAAAGCGACGCCGCCTTCTCCTCAGGCGTCCTGCTGCCGCCCCGGGTCCTGGTCTGCTTGCCCCACCTGAAGCCGCAGGTGACGCCGTCGCGGAGGCAGGAGCTCCACTCGCTCCACTCTGCCGCCGGAGCCAAGAGACAgtcctctgagagagagagggggagggagggagggagggagggaggggaggattAGAGAGCGGAGATACGAGCCGATTGAAGAtatcacaaacaaaaactcaggcttttttcattgtattttacaAAAGCAGATCATGAAAGAGAAACCAATGTTGGAAGAATTTGAATCTGCAGAAGCCAAAGTGCCTGATCAGGTTCAGATGTGGTGGATCCAGGAACCTTCAGgtgatcagagagagagagggaaagttCCTCTGGCTGCTTTAAAGAGGTggaaagaaatgtatttaatatgtttaaataaataaatactattgATGcacatcttttctttccttctttttaaatgtaaataatgtcgCCTTCTAAATTTAGTTTTCCATACACAGAGGAGTATGGAAATAATCAGGAGATAATCAAGATAAAAGGATCCATGTAATGGgtaatgtaataaatgtaataaatgtaataaatgtctttatatcAAGAGGGATGTTGCCATATAACATctatgaaatacccatagtaaaattcatgttcatgaaaacaacatgcttattaaaattctatatgtttataaatgatttcttattattttgcattaattttaaacatacgtgtctgtcttttatttttacatttataatatcAACCTATATTGACCAGTTTTGGGATGGAGATATATTTACATAccatatgtctacaatataagcagcatgtttctattagctagacatatatgtcaaaatatgaaattgtaaaaaatgtgaatatattatattcataGGGTATATGTACATGATTTAACTTCATATGTACGTATATTTCATATGAGGAAATTCAAGACATGtacaatatattacatttgcgtgTGAGGAAgcagtattttatatatatagcacatttcccacacagaaatataatatatgacataaatgtctctatatcaagagtgatgtcaCCTATAAGAAGATGTATTATTATCACATGTatctctggatatatgaagatatacgtTTATAACATAAATTAAATGcaaagtaaaatttgtatatgtatatatatattaaaatttcTATCTGTCTACAGCATAAagcataaataaagaaatgtatgtatttgtatatatagatatttatgtcaatatatgttccaatttctaacaggattttatatataattttttacatatatttacattaaaattaaaatgtatatttcatatatacaaattcaatatatatatatatatatatatatatatatatatattgtatttgcaTATGGGTTCATCCCAGGTGGGAGCAACTATGTGGataaaagaagataaaacatgagacacaaattaaaacaaacacatgaatgaaaCGTATGAATTAAAAACCATTAATTAAGACCAACAACcgatcagtaaaaaaaaagtatataaattaagacaataaaacaatagaTAAACAATAAATTCCAGCCATAACTAGTGGAGTGGTAATAATATATTGGGACAAATGTTTTCTTCAGGCCCCTGGCAACCACATCTCCAGGATCTCAGATGAGTTCCAGCTGAAGCATTAACACACGGGACATTACACTCGTGGCGACCGGCCGCTGATGAGTGATGTCACCCACAAAATCAAAGTCaccacaagttttttttttttttttccaacacagTTCACGGCGGAAAAAAACCTGCAGCCTCGTCCAGGATTAGAAAAATATTTCTCGGTAATCATCATTATCGTCGTCGAACAGATTTCCGGCGAGTCTTTTCTCTCGAGTGGCTTGAGGTGTGTACCGACGTGAAACCTGAAAACCAGATGTGGTCGACCACGCCAGGATACAACGGTAGCTGCAGATGGTGCAGGTGGACGGCagaagggaagggaggggaggagggggaggggaatGATTAGTGAGCCTGACAATATATCTCACTTACTTAGAAAGGAGGGATGAAACACATCGCAACGTGGAGATGAATCATAAATCTTATTTAAAAAAGGAGTTTTAATGTGAATCAGGTGTTAAACTGAAAGGTTTTGGCTCCACCATGTGAAAAGATTCACCTCAACAAtgaatgaagagaaagaaacgGGGGAAGACGAACGATCACAGAACCAGATGAAGGAGCTCTCGGAGGGAAAATGTTAGAATGAATGGATGTGTCATTAAGCCATCAGCGGCGTTTAACGagataaaaacctttttaaaacatcactTCCTCGAGAGGAGTGATTCGATCCATGTGAAAGTGTTACTCGAATTACTTCAACATTTGTTCTCTTGTTTTATGGTCTTTCCCGAATCAgaatagcccccccccccccccccccaacagatGCCATCTATTAATAGTCACATTATTTCACTAAAATCATCTTGatgtaagattaaaaaaaaaaacgaaaaaaacaACCCAGAACGAATGAAACACTCGACCGTCCACACGTGAAATACGGCAGAGAAGAAGACACGGAGCCAGAGGGAcagatgaaagaagaagaagacgtcTGCTGTTGATTAAAAACCTCTTAGATTCGCTGCACTGCTGCATCCACTGCAGAGCTGCCGACCGACTGTACGTTTTATGGCCGGCCGAGGGTCAGAGCGGCTTTTCTTCACTCGCTTCACGACTGACGGGAAACTGGAGACAGCCATTAAAACGGGATACAGGTCGCAAAAGGTTACACGGGTGTTAAACGTGCGGCGCTCTCATCCTGAGGTGGGCGGAGAGCGAGGTTTAAACATGGTCAGTGACCTCATCACGTGACGGACGAACCTTACTTTGGTTTTATGCGCGAGTTTAAGATGCAGCTGCACACGTAGTTTCTGTCGCATGTTCTCAGAACCGGGACAAAGGGCGTGTAGAGGTTTCTGAAAGCAGGATACAGAACCAAAAGCCCGATCACAACCAGGACACTGGTGCGGGTGTAATGATGCAGGGTGACGTGTCAGCGCGCTGTTCGAGGGCGTCGCTGAGGACAGAGCAAACATATGAGTTTTCAAAACTTGTAGCGGGACACGTCAGAACGAAGCGGGAAGCTCTACCTGTGTTTAGAGTCAATCTATAAGATGCATCTTTCCTGCGCTGAGAAACAAGTGTTAGCAGAGAGGCTTCAGGTAAGTGAAGGAGCTCCGTTTCCACAGCGACCAGGTTTTACGTCTACTTTCCGTTTCCTTTCCGTGCCCGGCTGGATGCCTCGTTATTCGTCTGTATATTAGCCATGCGGGTGTTCTTCAGTCAGCAgcttcacaaaaacacagactgtcaACAACAGgattctgaagctcagagtgagctgctgcaccgtcgccatcttggcagtgcctgactccgccccctaactcccagctaatccaaaaatgtaaaagaggAGGGGCCAGTGTGgggctgagacttcagtgcatgtctgtttgtatcaaacatacgctcacccacctgtcactcaaagaggccacgcccctcaatcctccataactgtagtccttaataaaatataaacaggtgagttatataaacaggtgtcatgaaggaggaaattagctctagagaccaaaacagtttttgtaccaggctgtaaacatgtttatttctgctgtaaagttggacattttaacatgggagtctatggggactgactcactgttggagccagactctagtggtcgttagaggaactgcaggtgtTGATCGTAATGTGTCTCACTCACCCAGGCAGTCTGTGTTGTGGGGGAGGGTTCCCTCTGGGCAGCTGGTCAGACACTTGCCTTTGTACAGGTGAAAGCCGGGTTTACACTTGGTGCAGAAGTCGCGGCTGAAACAGTGCTCGCAGTCCACGGAGCGGCACTCTGAGGGGAGGGAGACGAGTCGTCAACAAACAACCAGTCAGGAAGAAACTGCAGTCTCCTGTTCACATGCTCAACACCTGGGTTTACACTTCAGTCATGCAGGTGAGATGCAGGTTAACTCTAgtatttttacttgagtaaaaacaaaagtgacaaGATGAAGCTTTGATAAAGTGTGTGAGAACACAACTGATGAAAAGAGTcgaaacagcagctgcagcagagaggaagcagcCGATTGGCTCGATCACACCTGGcgtcccaaatcaaacacacctgcgGCGTTGCACGACCtacaggtgcatgctgggtggGGCCTTCATCTATGACTGAGAACGAGCAGAGAAACTGGACGTAGGATCCACACGCTCCACACCTCCACAAGCTGAACCAACAACTGTCAgcactgttgtattagactgcattagctttagctaggtgttcctaataaactggcataTATAGGTTAATGCAATGAAATACCAACGCATTCACACCTGGCAGCctaaattctttcttttttaattgtcTGTTGTTGTTATCACCATATattttccccctcctcttccctcttaACGCAGATCTTAGTAACTTTACTGCGGTCCTCTCTCCACCCCTGCAGACGACCTGCAGAGTTCTGTCTTGGAGGCATGGAGGACGCGTCTCGTGTGACTGTGTTTACCCGAGCCTCCAGACTTCCAGTCCAGTCATCACCGCACATTGTTTCGTGTTTCTCAAATATAAGGAGTGTAAACGATGCCAATCTGGCACAAAGCGACGCCGCGCGCTGATTGCATTTTGAGCTCCACTGACTGTTTTCCAGGAAGTTCAAAATCCCTCCTTCATGTCATCTCAAAAAGCTTTTTATATGATTATGTATACTGAATTTGTGGTTTCAGGGGGGTTTCAGCCAGTCGGGATGGTTCCTATCTTtgctctcactgtgtttgtctaaGGTCAGACCAGGACGCGCTTTAGTTATCGGCGCTGCTCTCCGTCAGGTAGACGGGTGCCAGCAGCGGCGGGAGAGAAGAAACTGTTTCTGAGGGCGTCTTGGCTTCTCTTTAGTCGAGTCAATTTCTCACTGAATGAGACAAAAACTCGGCACCACGgtgaagttttcttttattGGGACAGTATGTGTCTGGGATGAATTAAGCAAGGTGCATCTCAGTAAATATGTAAACTCTGTGTATGTGGGTATTTACGCCTCGAGACGAATGAGTCACGTGTGAGCGATGTGAGTGAGGTGTCGGTCAGACAAAGATCTCTGCAGGTGAACCGACGTACTCATGCAGCGGTTGAtgtccttccctctctgtccgTAGTGTCCGGCGGGGCAGGCGTGGAGACATGTCCCATGGTGAGAcatcccctccctctgcaggaacaggaagagTCGCTCGGGGCAACGCACGCAGCCGTTGTCGCGGGAACACTCCAGACAGCCCCGACAGTCCTCTGATGTCTCTCTGTGAgctgcagaagaaaacagaggcGGGGGATTAGGACAGGAGAGAgcggaggggaggggggaaggaaaggagacaTCACAAATCCTCGTGGTACCAGGAGAATTTTTCACTGAGCTCCTGAAATCCAGAGCTGGAGATGCTGCTGGCAGTAAAGCCTTTAACACGAGAACAGACTGAACACTCAGGACGGTCCAATCTAATCAAACCGACGTCATTTAAGattgtgagagtgtgagagcaGGTTTCACATTATTCAAAAGGTGTTAACATGGAATTAAAACGGCTCCATCCAGaggcgttcccaggccagatgagatatataatccTCGGGGGGTCTACTACTCGTTGGAGGAGCTGAGAAGACCCCCGCCCGGGAGGCACCTTAATCAGATGCCTGCACCGCCTCAACTGGCTCTACTACATGAACCCA is drawn from Seriola aureovittata isolate HTS-2021-v1 ecotype China chromosome 2, ASM2101889v1, whole genome shotgun sequence and contains these coding sequences:
- the rspo4 gene encoding R-spondin-4 isoform X1, translated to MHLRLFAIVISLLCEVIRMGSGVMQKQSAHRETSEDCRGCLECSRDNGCVRCPERLFLFLQREGMSHHGTCLHACPAGHYGQRGKDINRCMKCRSVDCEHCFSRDFCTKCKPGFHLYKGKCLTSCPEGTLPHNTDCLEDCLLAPAAEWSEWSSCLRDGVTCGFRWGKQTRTRGGSRTPEEKAASLCPSHSETQRCRLRKKCPTGEEAAVISEFKISHGQSFCFSSVELFLVVPTSVDSQHCLVSCYLLC
- the rspo4 gene encoding R-spondin-4 isoform X2; its protein translation is MHLRLFAIVISLLCEVIRMGSGVMQKQSAHRETSEDCRGCLECSRDNGCVRCPERLFLFLQREGMSHHGTCLHACPAGHYGQRGKDINRCMKCRSVDCEHCFSRDFCTKCKPGFHLYKGKCLTSCPEGTLPHNTDCLEDCLLAPAAEWSEWSSCLRDGVTCGFRWGKQTRTRGGSRTPEEKAASLCPSHSETQRCRLRKKCPTERRQSKKGGLGRKRERERLRLLTSGDAGNSPNATTDAGGEHGDA